A region of Hippoglossus stenolepis isolate QCI-W04-F060 chromosome 7, HSTE1.2, whole genome shotgun sequence DNA encodes the following proteins:
- the smyd5 gene encoding histone-lysine N-trimethyltransferase SMYD5, with translation MAAPVDDMFSLCVDPGKAAGSVEVRFIDNVKGKGLFARRSIKKGDSIFIERPLVSSQFLWNSLYKYKACEFCLRALETAEDNARRLSGIPGLNLPHPELCRVRPELHQTCPQCQVMYCSSECRQAAAGQYHRVLCLGSSQEDPDHPLNKLKDAWRSLHYPPETSSIMLMARMVALVKQDKDKAHWQKLFSHFCSRTANEEEEIAHKLLGEKFRGQLASLHGFFRAALYDEHLSRWFAPEGFRSLFALVGTNGQGIGTSSLSQWVHGCDALELPAQQREQLDSFIDQLYKDIEKETGDFLNCEGSGLFLLQSSCNHSCSPNAEASFPDNNFLLHLRALGDIHPGEEICISYLDCCQRDRSRHSRHKTLRENYLFVCSCPKCVSQMDELDVTSEEEEEEEGEAEGETEGDEIEDEMTDV, from the exons ATGGCGGCTCCCGTGGATGACATGTTTTCTCTGTGCGTGGACCCCGGTAAAGCAGCCGGCAGCGTGGAGGTCCGGTTTATAGACAATGTGAAG GGCAAAGGTCTGTTTGCTAGAAGGAGCATCAAGAAGGGAGACAGCATTTTCATTGAGCGGCCCCTCGTCTCTAGTCAGTTCCTGTGGAATTCTTTGTACAAATATAAAG ccTGTGAGTTCTGCCTACGTGCTCTGGAGACGGCGGAGGACAATGCGAGGAGACTCAGCGGAATCCCCGGGCTGAACCTTCCTCACCCTGAGCTGTGCCGGGTCCGACCAGAGCTGCACCAGACCTGCCCCCAGTGCCAG GTGATGTATTGTAGCAGCGAGTGTCgacaagctgcagcaggtcagtaCCATCGAGTTCTGTGTCTGGGTTCGTCCCAGGAGGATCCAGATCATCCACTCAACAAGCTGAAAGACGCCTGGAG GAGTTTGCATTATCCTCCAGAGACCTCCAGCATCATGCTCATGGCCAGAATGGTTGCTCTCGTCAAACAG gatAAAGACAAAGCACACTGGCAGAAGCTGTTCTCTCACTTCTGTAGCCGGACAGcgaacgaggaggaggagatcgcCCATAAGCTCCTGGGAGAAAAGTTCAGA GGACAGTTGGCCTCGTTACACGGCTTTTTCAGAGCAGCACTTTACGATGAGCATCTCAGTCGG TGGTTTGCTCCTGAGGGTTTCCGCTCTCTGTTCGCTCTGGTGGGGACTAACGGACAAGGCATCGGCACCAG CTCCCTGAGTCAGTGGGTTCATGGCTGCGATGCACTGGAGCTTCCTGCCCAGCAGAGGGAGCAGTTGGACTCCTTTATCGACCAGCTGTACAAGGACATTGAGAAAG aAACGGGAGACTTTCTGAACTGTGAGGGCTCCGGACTCTTTCTGCTCCAGAGCTCAT GTAACCACAGCTGCTCGCCCAACGCCGAGGCGTCCTTCCCCGACAACAATTTCCTGCTTCACCTCCGTGCCCTCGGGGACATCCACCCAGGAGAG GAGATCTGCATCAGTTACTTGGACTGCTGTCAGCGGGACCGAAGCCGCCACAGCAGACACAAAACCCTAAG GGAGAACTACCTGTTCGTCTGCTCGTGTCCAAAGTGCGTCTCCCAGATGGACGAGCTGGACGTGacatcagaggaggaagaggaagaagaaggcgAGGCAGAAGGTGAAACAGAGGGGGACGAGATAGAGGATGAGATGACAGATGTCTGA